The following are encoded together in the Pseudoalteromonas piscicida genome:
- a CDS encoding GNAT family N-acetyltransferase, producing MSVETSQHELIVRYLNPEDINVAASVLYQAYHDDPLLKQVLEAKQEAIFEKKLRALIREELSAFGQTGQPMVGLYHQDRLVAVACVIANGDELDANRQWHWRLRLMMSAGYLQTQQLIDKEKSIRQALQTQEPCHFLSLIAVDPHVQGLGYGHYLLTALDDLIAQSEETKGMAVFITKPEQAQFFAGHGYQILKNMAFSSVEGTLLFKSK from the coding sequence AGATATCAACGTAGCCGCGAGTGTGCTGTATCAGGCTTACCATGATGATCCGCTACTCAAGCAGGTATTGGAGGCAAAACAAGAAGCAATCTTTGAAAAAAAACTCAGGGCCTTAATACGAGAAGAGCTATCAGCGTTTGGCCAAACGGGCCAGCCGATGGTTGGGTTATATCACCAAGATAGATTGGTTGCAGTAGCATGTGTTATTGCAAATGGCGATGAATTGGATGCGAACCGCCAGTGGCATTGGCGATTACGGCTTATGATGAGTGCAGGATATTTGCAAACTCAGCAGCTTATCGATAAAGAGAAGTCGATTAGACAAGCGTTGCAAACGCAAGAACCATGTCACTTTTTATCCCTAATTGCCGTTGATCCACATGTCCAAGGGCTTGGTTATGGCCATTATTTACTCACTGCACTTGATGATTTAATTGCACAAAGTGAAGAAACGAAAGGGATGGCAGTATTTATTACTAAGCCGGAACAAGCGCAGTTTTTTGCGGGTCACGGTTACCAAATCCTAAAAAATATGGCGTTTAGCTCGGTAGAGGGCACATTGTTATTTAAGAGCAAATAG
- a CDS encoding DUF3301 domain-containing protein has product MTTLWLFIIVSSVIALFWYSRQIAEAANRHAQHQAESLQVQLLSVACSKRRFGVLKDGKLGIKSQFIFEFSSDGESAYQGKLYLENERLVKKELPAYKIAS; this is encoded by the coding sequence ATGACAACGCTTTGGCTTTTTATCATCGTTTCATCTGTTATCGCGCTATTTTGGTATAGCCGCCAGATCGCAGAAGCGGCAAATAGGCATGCACAGCATCAAGCTGAAAGTTTGCAGGTGCAACTGCTAAGCGTTGCCTGTAGTAAGCGCCGTTTTGGGGTATTAAAAGATGGTAAGCTTGGAATAAAAAGCCAGTTTATATTTGAGTTTAGTTCAGATGGCGAGTCAGCCTATCAAGGTAAGCTTTACTTAGAAAATGAACGATTAGTCAAAAAAGAATTGCCTGCTTATAAAATCGCGAGTTAA
- a CDS encoding DUF3549 family protein has translation MTAQISTLGELLTNAGTQWRVYDMGRRITKIDKKQFAQIENTQVPYPYPLGGHAIMAIQFWDNEATVDPYVWFLKFPLDEQSKLIIASRDHFASMVLEALGTQLTGEAAQGKLDNNPYVFTPNANKLAAFNALLKRELNRPASQYYEHAELYFSGKLGFERWQEIALQGIADFALRLDHGHNASNLQQAWSVLPAEVKTPLAAMLEHVTVSTSQTEDFLAALTHACQQQNKDAVVTNLRAMSGSHALGLIAQAVDFILASELASDADCLLTIAGRAWETLTDQQRLFTYMEKAAENNQIDGLFSSIFADLVAIPMLRPHVLGIIRAENRSETLSRAIGRLFS, from the coding sequence ATGACAGCGCAAATTTCAACTTTAGGTGAATTACTAACAAACGCCGGTACGCAGTGGCGGGTCTATGATATGGGTCGACGTATCACAAAAATAGACAAGAAGCAGTTTGCGCAAATTGAGAATACTCAAGTCCCTTATCCCTATCCACTTGGCGGTCATGCCATTATGGCGATTCAATTTTGGGATAATGAGGCAACCGTTGATCCTTATGTGTGGTTTTTAAAGTTTCCATTAGATGAGCAAAGCAAACTTATTATCGCCAGCCGTGACCATTTTGCCTCCATGGTACTCGAAGCATTAGGTACACAACTTACGGGTGAAGCCGCTCAAGGAAAACTCGATAACAACCCTTATGTCTTCACGCCAAACGCAAACAAATTAGCTGCATTCAATGCTCTATTAAAACGTGAACTTAATCGCCCTGCTTCTCAATATTACGAGCACGCCGAACTCTACTTTTCTGGCAAGCTTGGATTCGAACGCTGGCAAGAAATAGCGCTACAAGGTATTGCTGACTTTGCCTTGCGTCTAGATCATGGTCATAACGCGAGCAACCTACAACAGGCTTGGTCTGTGTTGCCAGCAGAAGTTAAAACCCCATTAGCCGCCATGCTTGAACACGTTACAGTCTCGACATCACAAACCGAAGACTTTTTAGCCGCTTTAACCCACGCATGCCAACAGCAAAATAAGGACGCCGTAGTCACTAATTTGCGCGCGATGTCGGGAAGTCACGCGCTTGGCCTCATCGCGCAAGCAGTAGACTTCATATTAGCATCCGAGTTGGCGTCAGATGCAGATTGTTTACTCACTATTGCAGGGCGTGCTTGGGAGACACTAACCGACCAACAAAGGCTCTTTACCTATATGGAAAAAGCCGCTGAGAATAATCAAATCGATGGACTTTTCAGCAGTATTTTCGCAGACTTAGTTGCAATACCTATGTTACGCCCACATGTTTTAGGGATTATTAGAGCAGAAAATCGCAGTGAAACTCTGTCTCGTGCAATTGGAAGGTTATTTTCGTAA
- a CDS encoding YqcC family protein, with amino-acid sequence MNSELLIQLDELETCLKATGLWQDEPISAKALTSTEPFCCDTMTFAQWLQFVFLGRMRTMVESGEALPDNMAIAPMAEMVLSEHLYFNAVHQCLKNLDNTIAKSA; translated from the coding sequence ATGAACTCGGAATTATTGATTCAGTTAGACGAACTTGAGACTTGTTTAAAAGCAACGGGCCTTTGGCAAGATGAGCCAATTTCGGCTAAGGCACTTACCTCAACAGAGCCATTTTGTTGCGATACGATGACCTTCGCGCAGTGGTTGCAATTTGTATTCTTGGGCAGAATGCGAACGATGGTAGAGAGCGGTGAAGCACTGCCTGACAATATGGCGATTGCGCCAATGGCTGAAATGGTGCTGAGTGAACATCTTTATTTTAATGCGGTGCATCAGTGCTTAAAAAACCTAGATAATACAATTGCAAAGAGCGCGTAA
- the truC gene encoding tRNA pseudouridine(65) synthase TruC, producing the protein MLEILYQDAHYVAINKPSGLLVHRSFLDKRETQFAMQMLRDQLGQHVFPVHRLDRPTSGVLLFALSSEAARDMNEVFVRGDIQKRYLALVRGFAPESRFVDRPLKEELDKIADKFACQDKAPQEAQTQINCLLQGSLPIPFGKYPSIRYSLVECFPKTGRKHQIRRHLNYLAHPIIGDVNHGDNKHNHFFVDHFGLRRLMLFATKLEFVHPYTNTTISITADLGEEALAVFAQLGWSDNEKDYE; encoded by the coding sequence ATGCTTGAGATTTTATATCAAGATGCGCATTATGTTGCGATAAATAAGCCGTCAGGGTTATTGGTTCATCGCTCATTTTTGGATAAGCGAGAAACACAATTTGCGATGCAAATGCTGCGTGATCAACTAGGTCAACATGTTTTCCCTGTTCACCGTTTAGATAGACCGACGTCAGGCGTGCTGTTGTTTGCACTAAGCTCTGAAGCTGCGCGAGACATGAATGAAGTCTTTGTTCGTGGTGATATTCAAAAACGCTATTTAGCGCTTGTTCGTGGGTTTGCTCCTGAATCTAGATTTGTCGACAGACCGCTGAAGGAAGAGCTCGATAAAATCGCTGACAAGTTTGCCTGTCAGGATAAAGCACCGCAGGAAGCGCAAACACAGATAAACTGTTTATTGCAGGGCAGTTTGCCAATTCCTTTTGGTAAGTATCCAAGTATCCGCTACTCATTGGTGGAATGCTTTCCTAAAACGGGCAGAAAACATCAAATCAGGCGCCACCTCAACTATTTAGCACATCCGATTATTGGCGATGTCAATCACGGTGATAATAAGCACAACCACTTTTTTGTCGATCATTTTGGCTTACGTCGGTTGATGTTATTTGCAACTAAGTTGGAATTTGTACATCCTTATACCAACACAACAATTTCAATTACCGCGGATTTGGGGGAAGAAGCATTGGCTGTCTTCGCTCAGCTCGGTTGGTCAGACAACGAGAAGGATTATGAATAA
- a CDS encoding flavodoxin translates to MAKVSIFVGSMYGNAENLANDSAEFLNKSGHEASVIEPASIADVMQAENILFISSTTGSGDIPDNLQPLFLQMQSEFPMLIGKKVAVIALGDSSYGDTYCGAGKQIDALIEELNATRAQPRLDIDACEYFEPWEPAEPWLQALSKSL, encoded by the coding sequence ATGGCAAAAGTTTCCATTTTCGTGGGAAGTATGTACGGCAATGCTGAAAACTTGGCAAACGACAGTGCTGAGTTTTTGAATAAATCGGGTCACGAGGCAAGTGTTATTGAACCAGCTTCCATCGCAGATGTAATGCAAGCTGAAAACATTTTATTTATTTCTTCTACCACTGGTTCTGGTGATATTCCCGATAACTTACAGCCTTTATTTTTGCAAATGCAAAGCGAATTTCCGATGCTAATAGGCAAAAAAGTGGCGGTCATCGCATTAGGGGACTCTAGTTATGGCGATACTTATTGCGGTGCTGGAAAGCAAATTGATGCCCTGATTGAAGAGCTGAACGCCACTCGAGCACAGCCGCGTTTAGACATCGATGCCTGTGAATATTTTGAGCCTTGGGAGCCAGCGGAACCTTGGCTTCAAGCTTTGTCAAAAAGCCTTTAG
- a CDS encoding lytic transglycosylase, whose product MKKLAFIIASSAILSGCEITQETPLETATEQMKQANLDHASPYDISQTLSTSWQDEDEEAVPVFDDVWERIRYQLSIEVPQNRPVVAERNYYQRHQAYLDRIAKRAEPYLYYIVEEVEKRNMPVEIALLPIVESAFDPFGYSHRTASGIWQFMPQTGERFNLKQNWWYDGRRDIIASTQAALDYLTYLHKTLEGDWLNAIAAYNSGEGRLLRAIRKNRKKHLPTDFWSLDLPRETTAYVPKLLALSDLLKRSDEFNVAWQPIINAQVVDTVEVGSQIDLALAAEMAGISLTELYRLNPGFNRWATDPDGPHQLLLPMEKVEAFQEKLAKTEVKDRLRWQYYTVQKGDSLSVVATKFNTSIGAIRSLNSIDGNMIRVGQKLLVPLSDGELQSEHLPPEVRLAANKVTKKKLSHTVKSGDTLWDISREYDVTVKQLASWNKLKTNAVLRLGQKLTVFKDEKAADQTVLVNTERTITYKVRKGDSLARIATKFNVSVNEIVKWNNLTGQKYLQPGQKLKLKVQTKRV is encoded by the coding sequence ATGAAAAAGCTCGCCTTTATTATTGCATCATCAGCAATATTAAGTGGTTGTGAAATCACGCAAGAAACACCATTGGAAACTGCAACTGAACAAATGAAGCAGGCCAACTTAGATCACGCGAGCCCTTATGATATATCTCAAACACTCAGTACCTCATGGCAAGACGAAGATGAAGAGGCTGTGCCTGTATTTGATGATGTATGGGAGCGGATCCGTTATCAGTTATCTATCGAAGTACCGCAAAATCGACCAGTTGTCGCCGAACGTAATTACTATCAACGTCACCAAGCCTATTTAGACCGGATTGCAAAACGTGCAGAGCCTTACCTCTACTACATTGTTGAAGAAGTAGAAAAGCGTAATATGCCTGTTGAAATCGCGTTGTTACCTATTGTGGAAAGCGCATTCGATCCATTTGGCTATTCACACCGCACCGCTTCCGGTATTTGGCAATTTATGCCACAAACCGGTGAACGCTTTAACCTCAAACAAAATTGGTGGTATGACGGTCGTCGCGATATTATCGCATCAACGCAAGCGGCACTTGATTATCTCACCTATCTCCATAAAACACTGGAAGGCGACTGGTTAAACGCAATTGCCGCTTACAATTCAGGTGAAGGTCGATTGCTCAGAGCAATCCGAAAAAATCGTAAAAAGCATTTACCTACCGATTTTTGGTCTCTCGATTTACCTCGGGAAACCACCGCGTATGTTCCTAAATTACTCGCCTTGTCCGACCTATTAAAACGCTCAGATGAGTTTAACGTCGCGTGGCAGCCTATAATCAATGCCCAAGTTGTTGACACCGTAGAGGTAGGATCACAGATTGATTTAGCGCTTGCCGCTGAAATGGCTGGTATTTCTTTAACTGAACTCTATCGCCTGAATCCAGGGTTTAATCGTTGGGCCACCGATCCAGATGGTCCGCACCAGTTATTATTACCCATGGAAAAGGTTGAGGCTTTTCAAGAGAAACTAGCTAAAACAGAAGTAAAAGATCGGCTTCGTTGGCAATATTATACGGTGCAAAAAGGAGATAGTCTGTCGGTCGTCGCGACTAAGTTTAATACTAGTATCGGCGCCATTCGCTCACTCAATAGCATCGATGGAAATATGATCCGTGTTGGGCAGAAGCTATTGGTGCCACTCAGTGATGGCGAATTGCAAAGTGAGCATTTACCACCAGAAGTGCGCCTTGCCGCCAACAAAGTAACCAAGAAAAAGCTCAGCCACACGGTAAAATCAGGCGATACATTGTGGGATATCAGCCGCGAATATGATGTGACGGTTAAGCAATTAGCTAGCTGGAATAAGTTAAAAACCAATGCGGTTTTGCGCCTTGGACAAAAGCTTACCGTGTTTAAAGATGAAAAGGCAGCGGATCAAACCGTACTCGTCAACACTGAGCGCACAATCACTTATAAAGTGCGTAAAGGCGACTCACTAGCACGTATCGCCACTAAATTTAACGTTAGCGTGAATGAAATCGTCAAATGGAACAACCTGACTGGACAAAAGTATCTCCAGCCAGGTCAGAAGTTAAAACTGAAAGTTCAGACAAAACGTGTTTAG
- the gloB gene encoding hydroxyacylglutathione hydrolase, with protein MVQVDAIKAFDDNYIWVIKDPLGANCWVVDPGDEQPVLDYLAKFDLTLEGILVTHHHWDHTDGIAPLLSYFPSLTVYGPKDGKYKGITHGLRENDKITLFDTTLNIIATPGHTLDHICYVNDELAFTGDTLFNAGCGRLFEGTPSQMWHSFKKLLTLPDTCKVYCTHEYTLANLAFAEAVEPTNQALTQYHQQAKSLRANNERTVPTTIEQQKAINPFVRAANEAILTHVPPQFIASENTPEARFGALRKWKDNF; from the coding sequence ATGGTGCAAGTCGATGCAATCAAAGCATTTGATGACAATTATATCTGGGTGATAAAAGACCCTCTAGGTGCAAACTGTTGGGTAGTTGATCCAGGTGATGAACAACCCGTTTTAGATTACCTCGCCAAATTTGATTTAACACTCGAAGGCATATTAGTTACCCATCATCATTGGGATCATACGGATGGCATTGCCCCGCTTTTATCGTATTTTCCCAGCTTAACAGTCTATGGACCAAAGGATGGTAAATATAAAGGCATTACTCATGGCCTTCGTGAAAACGATAAGATCACGCTTTTTGATACCACGCTGAATATCATCGCCACCCCAGGGCACACGTTAGACCATATCTGTTATGTAAATGATGAGCTGGCTTTTACGGGTGATACGTTATTCAATGCTGGCTGCGGTAGACTTTTTGAGGGAACCCCAAGCCAAATGTGGCACTCCTTTAAAAAGCTACTGACCCTACCCGATACATGTAAAGTGTATTGCACGCACGAGTACACGCTCGCGAACCTTGCTTTTGCTGAGGCTGTTGAGCCTACTAACCAAGCACTAACCCAGTATCACCAACAAGCAAAGTCATTACGTGCCAATAACGAGCGTACAGTACCTACGACAATTGAACAGCAAAAAGCAATCAATCCTTTTGTACGTGCCGCAAATGAAGCCATTCTCACCCATGTTCCACCGCAATTTATCGCGTCAGAAAATACACCAGAAGCTCGCTTTGGTGCGCTGAGAAAATGGAAGGATAACTTCTAA
- a CDS encoding class I SAM-dependent methyltransferase: MKPALSFLQGPKPDEWQDFPHGEYLKVGIQKRLDEWLPRMFGYHMLKLGCLSGQMNTSASPIKHQVCVAPQGKHVGVFAEIDELPFYENSVDACILSQCLEYHSDPHHILREAHRTLIPGGYIVISGFNPFSLCGVAQMLPFSKEKLPWSGRFFTPSRVKDWLDLLGFEIVGDERFIYASLARGSRLSRFSPWRRFCRHYLKPMGSVYMLVARKRVMPLTPIKPKWHVKPKWTPAVKGAGLRQTCQDKE; the protein is encoded by the coding sequence ATGAAACCAGCGTTAAGTTTTTTACAAGGACCCAAACCCGATGAGTGGCAAGACTTTCCTCACGGTGAATATTTAAAAGTGGGGATCCAAAAACGACTGGATGAATGGCTACCAAGAATGTTTGGTTACCACATGCTAAAACTCGGCTGTTTGAGCGGTCAAATGAATACCTCTGCCAGCCCGATTAAACATCAAGTTTGTGTTGCCCCACAAGGTAAACATGTCGGGGTATTTGCTGAAATTGACGAGTTACCTTTTTACGAAAACTCAGTCGATGCTTGTATTTTAAGTCAGTGTTTAGAATATCATTCTGATCCGCATCATATTCTACGTGAAGCCCATCGTACGCTTATTCCTGGTGGTTATATCGTGATCTCAGGTTTTAATCCATTTAGCTTATGTGGCGTGGCGCAAATGCTCCCTTTTAGTAAAGAAAAACTACCTTGGTCAGGGCGCTTCTTTACTCCATCGCGGGTGAAAGATTGGCTAGATTTACTCGGGTTTGAGATTGTTGGTGATGAGCGCTTCATCTATGCGTCTTTAGCGCGAGGCTCGAGGCTTTCACGTTTTTCGCCATGGCGCCGTTTTTGTCGTCATTACTTAAAGCCGATGGGGAGCGTGTATATGCTGGTGGCAAGAAAGCGGGTGATGCCGCTCACGCCGATCAAACCCAAATGGCATGTAAAGCCGAAGTGGACACCCGCTGTGAAAGGGGCTGGACTCAGGCAAACCTGCCAAGATAAAGAATAA
- the rnhA gene encoding ribonuclease HI: MQKTVEIYTDGSCLGNPGPGGYGVYLSYQGHEREMSAGYKLTTNNRMEMLAAIVALETLKRPCDIILYTDSQYVKQGIESWLENWKKRNWKTAAKQPVKNVDLWQRLDAATSRHTIQWRWVKGHAGNKYNELVDDLAREAASGSNLLVDEGYEASV, translated from the coding sequence GTGCAAAAAACCGTAGAGATTTATACCGATGGTTCGTGTTTAGGCAATCCAGGTCCAGGTGGTTATGGTGTTTACCTTTCCTATCAAGGACATGAAAGAGAAATGAGTGCAGGGTATAAGCTCACAACCAACAACAGAATGGAAATGCTTGCAGCCATTGTTGCGCTTGAAACATTAAAACGCCCCTGCGATATCATTCTGTATACTGACAGCCAATATGTTAAGCAAGGCATTGAGTCTTGGCTTGAAAATTGGAAAAAGCGCAATTGGAAAACCGCAGCCAAACAACCGGTAAAAAATGTCGATCTATGGCAAAGACTGGACGCCGCCACCAGCCGACACACGATCCAATGGCGCTGGGTAAAAGGCCACGCTGGAAATAAATACAATGAGCTTGTCGATGATTTAGCGCGTGAAGCGGCTTCGGGTTCAAACTTGCTTGTAGATGAAGGCTACGAAGCCAGCGTCTAA
- the dnaQ gene encoding DNA polymerase III subunit epsilon encodes MHTRQIVLDTETTGIDPKAGHRIIEIGCVELVNRRLTGNNFHVYINPQRDIEEEAIDVHGITNEFLRDKPFFHQIAQEFFDYIKGAELVIHNAPFDVGFMDHEFAKLNQGFPATHDYCQVLDTLVMARDLHPGQKNSLDALCRRYDIDNSKRTLHGALLDSEILADVYLSMTGGQKKLNLASQNKGDQANSAGGIIRLDSNRPALKVLRASADEEQAHTERLELVNKACGQSLWQQ; translated from the coding sequence ATGCACACACGGCAAATAGTACTGGATACAGAAACCACAGGTATTGATCCTAAAGCAGGCCATAGGATCATTGAAATTGGTTGTGTTGAGCTGGTCAATCGCAGACTAACGGGGAATAACTTCCACGTATATATCAACCCTCAGCGCGACATTGAAGAAGAAGCCATTGATGTTCACGGTATCACCAATGAATTTTTACGCGATAAACCTTTTTTCCATCAAATTGCGCAAGAATTTTTTGATTATATTAAAGGGGCCGAGCTTGTCATTCATAACGCGCCGTTCGACGTCGGCTTTATGGATCACGAGTTTGCTAAGCTAAACCAAGGCTTTCCTGCTACACATGACTATTGCCAAGTGTTAGATACTTTGGTGATGGCACGAGATCTTCATCCTGGTCAGAAAAACAGCCTAGATGCGCTTTGTCGTCGCTACGATATCGATAACTCAAAGCGTACGCTACACGGCGCTTTGCTGGATTCTGAGATCTTGGCAGATGTTTACCTTTCGATGACGGGAGGCCAAAAGAAGCTGAATTTGGCAAGCCAAAACAAAGGTGATCAAGCTAACTCAGCCGGTGGCATTATTCGTTTAGACAGTAATCGCCCTGCGCTTAAAGTTTTACGTGCTTCTGCCGATGAAGAACAAGCACATACAGAACGTTTAGAGCTTGTAAACAAAGCTTGTGGACAGAGTCTGTGGCAACAATAA
- a CDS encoding TIGR03503 family protein has translation MNLKQLILGFVLLVSTVVGAQTPQITMLQRDGKVNEIPLLDNRFRIDYNIEEITLLFFRAPGAPAVVLVKPDGSKYYATSSLDNDALQWYDEVSYDLIILKNPTPGPWQVIGQIQKNSRIMVLGDIELEVEALPPLLFRGEVLKVTGRVTNDGKPIDVGYFRDVVTLYVEFSSTNNDEYANFGAGTQSVTDFKDDGREFDERPLDGIFTGEFKLNFPAGEWQPEFFIETPILKRRVIKSPIVIAEPPFNFELMLAGENELEHGLTITIDDTVVKPETILLQGKIFYPNGEEQMFTLDAEERLYRQLPIKNYDWGRYSVEISAFGENINGREFMATLPNYNFEIERPIEKVPELEAAALPAVKQPEPEPEPTISTALLVSIIVTGNLVVLLLGWLAIRILVQKKPIRLKIPMPKNPFKKTEEVIDLDDLGPSENSAAGNGSKNDKSGDILNLSMKDN, from the coding sequence ATGAATCTAAAACAGCTTATCTTGGGGTTTGTACTGCTAGTAAGTACGGTTGTTGGCGCTCAAACACCACAGATAACGATGTTGCAGCGGGACGGTAAGGTAAATGAAATCCCGCTTTTAGATAACCGTTTTCGTATTGATTATAATATTGAAGAGATCACTTTACTGTTTTTTCGCGCACCAGGCGCTCCCGCCGTGGTACTTGTGAAGCCTGATGGTAGTAAATATTATGCGACCAGTTCGCTAGATAATGATGCACTACAATGGTACGACGAAGTCAGTTATGACTTGATCATTCTAAAGAACCCTACACCTGGCCCTTGGCAAGTTATCGGACAGATCCAAAAAAACAGCCGCATAATGGTGCTTGGCGACATTGAGCTTGAAGTAGAAGCTTTGCCTCCGTTATTGTTCCGTGGTGAAGTGCTGAAGGTAACAGGGCGTGTGACCAATGATGGCAAACCGATTGACGTGGGTTACTTTCGGGATGTCGTGACTTTGTATGTGGAGTTTTCTAGTACCAATAACGATGAATATGCAAACTTTGGTGCAGGTACGCAAAGCGTGACCGACTTTAAAGATGATGGCCGAGAGTTTGATGAAAGACCCTTGGATGGAATTTTTACCGGTGAGTTTAAATTAAATTTTCCAGCAGGAGAATGGCAACCCGAATTTTTCATTGAAACGCCAATTCTAAAAAGAAGAGTGATCAAATCTCCCATTGTTATCGCTGAGCCACCATTCAACTTTGAATTGATGCTAGCGGGTGAAAACGAGCTTGAACATGGCCTTACTATTACGATAGACGACACGGTTGTGAAACCTGAGACCATATTGCTACAGGGTAAAATCTTTTACCCCAATGGTGAAGAGCAGATGTTTACCTTAGATGCAGAAGAGCGGCTTTATCGTCAGCTGCCAATCAAGAATTATGATTGGGGGCGTTATAGTGTAGAAATCTCCGCATTTGGTGAAAATATCAATGGCCGTGAGTTTATGGCAACGCTGCCAAACTACAACTTTGAAATTGAAAGACCCATTGAAAAAGTGCCTGAATTGGAAGCCGCTGCGTTACCTGCCGTGAAACAACCTGAGCCAGAACCAGAGCCGACTATAAGTACAGCTCTCTTAGTCAGTATTATTGTTACTGGCAATTTAGTTGTATTATTGCTCGGATGGTTAGCCATTCGTATTCTGGTGCAAAAAAAGCCAATTAGACTAAAAATACCAATGCCAAAGAATCCATTTAAGAAAACCGAAGAAGTCATTGATCTTGATGATTTAGGGCCATCTGAAAATAGCGCAGCAGGGAATGGCTCAAAAAATGACAAATCAGGTGATATTTTGAACCTTTCAATGAAAGATAACTAA
- the imuA gene encoding translesion DNA synthesis-associated protein ImuA, producing the protein MANYIDLLERKNLLWRGRGQAVQHDVVSTRFAALDDVLCGGWPQQGVIGVKTAMGIGELRLIFPHFVDDNRLKVLINPPGQIHAAALHYLSLDLSEFMILQPPSEKEALWAAEQCVKSGVCSALVLWHEALFIAAVKRLQLGAQAGNCRLFVLHQAQYTQTLPFTLSVALQAQQSGLDVIVKKHKGTLRIAALN; encoded by the coding sequence ATGGCTAACTATATAGATCTTCTTGAGCGTAAAAACTTGCTTTGGCGTGGGCGTGGACAGGCCGTGCAGCATGATGTCGTCAGTACTCGCTTTGCTGCACTTGATGATGTGCTGTGTGGTGGTTGGCCGCAACAAGGTGTGATTGGTGTAAAAACTGCAATGGGAATAGGGGAGTTAAGGTTGATATTCCCCCATTTTGTAGATGATAACCGGCTGAAGGTATTAATTAACCCTCCAGGGCAAATACATGCTGCGGCACTGCATTATTTATCGTTAGACCTGAGTGAATTTATGATATTACAGCCTCCAAGTGAAAAAGAAGCGCTATGGGCTGCGGAACAATGTGTAAAAAGTGGTGTGTGTAGTGCGCTTGTACTTTGGCACGAAGCGCTTTTTATTGCGGCTGTAAAGCGTTTGCAGTTAGGTGCACAAGCGGGGAATTGTAGGTTATTTGTTTTACATCAAGCGCAGTACACCCAGACTTTACCATTTACGCTTTCAGTGGCTTTACAGGCACAGCAAAGCGGTTTGGATGTAATAGTAAAGAAGCACAAGGGCACTTTGCGCATCGCAGCCTTAAACTAG